From the genome of Scleropages formosus chromosome 25, fSclFor1.1, whole genome shotgun sequence:
agtctgtgtggagtctgtctATCCtttccttgtctgtgtgggtttgctctggtttcctcccgcaatccaaagatatgtgtttcaagTTAGTTGGTGACTCAGAATGGtctgttgtgtgtatgtatttgttacattgctgtagcgtaaaaatgggtaaatgattgtactTGGAGTAGTGtaaagtatatttacatttattaattaagcagacaattttctccaaagcaatatacaacttagaataaacaaagtgcatttcaccaacaggcgAGGAGAAAGAGGTGAATACACAGAACTCACAAAGTACAGTCAAATAGTCCAGTACCACCGTCTTTGCcagcatacagtacattacaaaAAGCTGGGTATACAATTGATAGGGagcttttttgttgttgttattgctgtttttcGGACAGGTAATGTAATAAAAGTCTTTGGAGCAGATAGGACCTCAGTGGGTCTAAAAAAGTTCaaactcttcttgaatgttgagaggaattcagcagttctgagtgaaagaggaaGATCATTCCCCACCATTGGAGTCATGACAGAGAttctttgggcttttgattttggacatgTTTCGTGGGAGACCACCAGCTGGCCAGAGGTAGAACAGCGTATCAGTTCCATTAATGGTCTTGAgagctgtaaccagagtcttgaccTTGATGCAAGcaagctacaggaagccaataaAGAGAAATGAGGAGGGAGGTACATGGGAACATTTTAGTAGGTTAGACACAACTTCTGCAGTGGCATTTTGGATCTGCTAGAGTTGCATTATCTGTGAAGAACTATGAGAACTTTGTAGTGGATGGGAGGGAGGTTAGTACGGCAGAGAAGAGGGAAGCGTGTGGGAGAGACTTTAGGTTTCAACAGAACTTGACAGCTCTATTAGTCATCATCCTTACTGTGAAGAgttcctttttcttctcttatttCGGCAGttcaaataaatgctttttgcaCTCAAAGAGCTGTTGCGACTTATCAACTGGTACAGCTAAAACCCTAGATAAAGAACATTCACCCTACACCAAGACACGAGGTGTGAGAGACAGCATAAGACCTCAAGAAGTTATGTTGCTGTGTGGTATCCTACTAAGACAGCCAAAAAGAAACTCAGAGTCTAGACCTTTCTGAATTATACTGATTTTGTCTTAGTCTTAGCACATTTCAACACATGCAGCCTGTTGATTGTTTGTTCCAGACCAGAATTGCTGTCCTGTAAACCCAACTGACCTTTATCTCCAGGATAAAGAGTCAGAGTTCAAGCAAGCTCGAGATAAAGCATTTGAAAAGTCCAGTTAACCTttaaaactgaacttttttcttccctgtcCTCCCCGAATAGCTCTCCATGAGGAAGGCTGGCAACGGACTGCATGCCCAAATGAACTCCATGATGGGGGCTCTGCAGGAACTCAAACTTCTGCGGCTGCAGACCACACTGGAGAGGCTGGAGATTTCAGGCAAGCCCAGCCACACTTGTTCTCCTAACCATCATGTGTTCTTCTCCCCTCCAACATTCTTCTCTCCTGCTCCACCTGTGGAGCTGTGCCCACCATCACCCTGGACGCTTGATAGAGAGCTTAAGGCTTCACCCAGGAGCAGTCTAGCAAAGATATCATCTGCATCTTGCTGCCAGGGTGGCACACCTCCTCCATCGGGAAGGTACCCTGGAGAAAGTGGGTACTCACAGGAATGCAACCGCAGCTCATTCCCAGTCCGTCAAACACTGGCGCCCTGGGGTACCCATGAGCTGTCTGGTGTCCCAGGTTCGCTGCGGAACCTCGGTGTTGATGGGCAGTCACTGGAAAATGACTTCTCAGAGGAAAGTAGCAACGACTCAAGTGACTGGACCTCTACACTCATGAGTCGTGGCCGCAATCGCCAGCCATTGATCCTTGGTGACAACATATTTGCTGACCTGGTGGGAAACTGGCTGGACCTGCCTGATCTGGAGAAGAAAGCTCCAAGTCTGGCTGGGTGGGACAATGATGAGGAGGACAAAAAAGAACCAGAATGCCTACTGAGACTCAGCCACTCCCAGGAAATCTGCCGCAGGTTCTCCCTCACTGCAAACATCTTCAAGAAGCTTTTGCGCAGTGTGtgccctgacaaggacaagctgCTTATGGAGAAACCGGGCTGGATGCCTCTTGATGACCCTGATGCAGAGCTCTTAAAAAGGTGCAAAAAAGGGACTAAAAAAGGGACATTCTACCTTCCATTTTGGTCAAGGAAGAATGGGCAGCAGAGAAAGGGTAGGTCAGACCTCTGTCCCACAGAGGGGAGGACCCAAACCTCAGTAATGTGCTCCACCAAGGGGGACCAGGAGGTGGAAGAGAATGTGCAACCAAAGTTTGATTACAGCATAGCTGTCTGGGTCTGACCACCTGCAGATGGAGGGGGATTAGAGGTCTGACCCCTTAGCAAGGCTGCAAGTGTTTGCACTGTGGTGGGACCCGGTGGCCTTTTGCCTGAACCTTCCTTTTGTACGTGACATGGATCCCTTGTGTATCATTACAATGTCTTTGTGGTGCTGGAGTCACAGTCCACCATGAACAAAGAATGGGATGAACACCATCCACAAAAACTCATCTTAATTCTCCCATGACATGTTTAACATGCACCTTGCCTTTTGAAATTATTCAGAGCCCACAAATGGAAAATCTGTCTTCATTTTGTTTGAATCAAGAGTTCTCTATTAAACTCTTCTGTGACACAAGTCTCTGGAATAAGATGTTGGAAGTGACCGATTGAGTTTGCATTGCTAAGTTTACTTTATAGGCCTGGATCTTCCCGTTTTCATTGCCTGTGGTCCACCACAGATATAGTGGGTCCCTGACTCACAAACATTTGAGTAACAAACTGTTCATTTGTACACATCTTTTTCAGAGATGTTTAgtattatttttccataaaaagaGGTAGCATACAAGTCCAAACCTCATACCAAAGCTCCATTCGATGCACTAACACAAATATCGCAAACAGTAAGTGCTGCCTTAAGTTTGTCAATACCCTGCTCTCGCTCTGGCCAGGGTTCTTTACTGTGCTTTCTTATTTCCAATGGGTCATAAATGCACAGCCAGCAGACTTGGAATACCCAGGCATGTGCACGATGCACCTGTCAGCCTGTCACACTGGAGTAACAAACCAACTCTTGGTCCAGTCAGGTTTAGATGTAGGGGACCCATTGTACATGTAGAGCGCCCCCTTGCCAGCCTTTGTCTGCTGTTGCTTTTGTAGAGTCAGAATTTATGAGGGATGGGGGTTGCATGAGGATTTGTGATGAGAGCATGAATCATTTGCACCGTGCAGCATTGGCAGGGCTCCACTGACATAGGGGGGTAGGGTGTTGATGTCACATGTACATCTGTGTATTTTAAGTAGCAAAGGACAGCTGCATCTGTAGATTATTGCGTAATGTAGTCACATGGTTCACCTCTCTCATACACGATTGTGATTAAGAACTGAAGACAGTGtaactgtttttaaaactaATATACGTTCCCCATACAAAGCCTGTTGATACCTCAGTAGTTCAAGGTTAACAACTATGCTGCAGTTATACAATAATCTTTTGAAAAATCTGAGGGAAAAATTTGGAGTGGAGTCTGTGACGGTCCCACATTCAAAGTTCTACTTTTTCGATGTTCTAAACATGCGATCAAAGCAGTGGTTTGACATCTGAGAACTGTGCTGTCATTCCTTCGGTTTTTCAAACACAAGGCAGTCCTTGTCCGACATCAATATCAGGCACTACAGCAGCTCAGTTCAGGGAAGATTATGAAGACAGCCTGATATTCTTCAACAGCAGAATGGATGAAACCACCCATAACCTGAGTGTCTCTGCTGATGCCACTGTAGAGGTTCAATGGTATCTCTCAGGCCCAGATCTGCCCAGAGCATATTACTGAACCAGATACTCTGCCATCTTCCCTCATCTGCCCCAGTTGACAAAAACATATCTCTCAATTCCAGCAACTCCAGGGCTTGTGAGAGGATTTAAGTGAGAGTAGAAACCATCTGAGCCCAAACACAAACAGCACTTGGTCATTCCCCAAGCCCATTGCACAAGCCTTCTCCTAACAAATCATACAAGTCTTTATACCCAATGATGAAAGTAGGCCTGAGtgtaaaaacatgcatttagcTAACAGATCCAACATGACAGAATGGTATCCAGTCATTGTTCATTGAATATTAAAAAACTAATGCCACAGGCATTCTGTTCTTTGAATGATTTCCTAAGACACTGCCTATGACATCATAAGGAATCCCTTATTTCTCCAGCAGTTTCATCAGATCCAGTCTACCTGCCAAATGGGGTTTTGCTGGGCACAATCTAGCCATAGCACTGTAAGGGcatgttcaagttcaaggtttattgtcataggtacaagtacaaACCCcctttccagaaaagttgggacactttagtttctgttgcatttttatAATCTGTTCATTCaattgaacctttatttaacagacaaaagagcaaagaaaagattttcagcattttcactgatgaacttaattctctttattaaatata
Proteins encoded in this window:
- the LOC108928167 gene encoding PAK4-inhibitor INKA2 — protein: MERQRPRSERKNMDTCLRRLKQELLSMRKAGNGLHAQMNSMMGALQELKLLRLQTTLERLEISGKPSHTCSPNHHVFFSPPTFFSPAPPVELCPPSPWTLDRELKASPRSSLAKISSASCCQGGTPPPSGRYPGESGYSQECNRSSFPVRQTLAPWGTHELSGVPGSLRNLGVDGQSLENDFSEESSNDSSDWTSTLMSRGRNRQPLILGDNIFADLVGNWLDLPDLEKKAPSLAGWDNDEEDKKEPECLLRLSHSQEICRRFSLTANIFKKLLRSVCPDKDKLLMEKPGWMPLDDPDAELLKRCKKGTKKGTFYLPFWSRKNGQQRKGRSDLCPTEGRTQTSVMCSTKGDQEVEENVQPKFDYSIAVWV